The segment CCATTGACGTACCCATCTACACTAAACTCTTCACCTTCGATAAAGGGTTGAAACAGGGGGGAGGAGAGGGTTTTGCCAAAATCTAAAGCTTCTGTTTTGGTGGCATTTAGCAGCATAGCGCGACCGCCTGCGCCAAAGCGCTCTTTAACCACAAAACGGGAAGCATCTAGGGTGGTGATGTCAGTACTTGCAGGGATGGCTAAAGGATGTGTACTGGCAAAAAAAAGCTTGTCTTGGCATGCCTCCACCGCTTGAAGCGGCGCACAAAAAAGGGCAATATTAGCCCCCTCGAAGGCCGCTTTATGGCGGGCAAAAAAATGCACGTCTTCGTCGCGAGTAGGGATGATGGCGCCGATGCCTTGGTCTTTGCAGTAGGAAATAAACGTCTGGGCAGTACACGATGCCAGTGGCGGCATGGCCCAAAACGCATCCACCCCGTAGCGCCCAAGGCACGCAGGGTTGGCATCGGCTCCAAAAAGTTTCGCCTTTTCTCCAAGCACATACAGAGCGCTTTTTAATGCACTAAGCAGGGGAAATTTTGCTCCAATGCTCGTGACAAGGACGTTATACATGTAAATCCTCTAGGCGCAATCGTTCCCCTTTTTGCAAGTCTCTTGCTGCTTTTTTGCCAAGGACTTGGGGCAGGTGGCGCGGGTGCAGTCCGTAGCCTGGGCGTACGCTTTTGATGTTGGCTGTCGTGAGGCGCTCACCCGCTTTAATGGGGGCGCTCACGTACAGGCTGCGTGCAAAACGGCGGTTTTTTTCTTTGTACGCATCCATGGCAAAGCTGGGTTTTCCTAGCAGCGCTTCGCACTGGCGCACGGAAGCAACCATGGCACCAAAGGCGTGTTCGTCTAGGGAAAAGGCGTGGTCGGGACTGGGAATGGTGCCATCTAAGATGAAATGTTTTTCGATGACGCGCGCTCCTAAGGCCACCGCAGCAACGGGCGCGGTGATACCAAGGGTGTGGTCAGAAAAGCCCGCCAGGACACCAAAGCGTTCGGGGATTTTGGCAAGGGTGGTGAGGTTGGCCCGTTCAAGGGGCGCGGGGTAGGCGGAGACGCAATGCAAGAAAATAAGCTGTTCGTTGCCAGTTTTTCGCGCCAAGGCGACCACTTCGTCTAACTCCTCTTCGGTGGCGATGCCCGTGGAAAGGATGAGCGGTTTGCCCGTGCGCAAACATAGTTCTATTAAAGCGTGGTCAGTTGCTTCAAAACTGGCGATTTTGTACGCGGGTGGGTCAAATTGCTCCAAAAACTCTACCGCGCTACTGTCAAATGGGCTGGAAAAGCAGAGCAGCCCTGCTTCTTTGGCCGCAGCAAAAAGCTTGGCGTGCCATTCCCAGGGTGTGTAGGCTTTTTGGTACAAGGCGTGCAAGCTTTGCCCATCCCAAAGCGTACCTCCGTCGATGCGAAAATCAGGCGTGTCGGCGTCTAGGGTGATGGTGTCGGCGGTGTAGGTTTGGAGTTTGATGGCGTCTGCTCCTGCGCGCGCGGCGGCACGAATGGTCTGGATGGCCAAATCAAGAGAGCCGTTGTGGTTGGCGGAAAGTTCGGCGATGATGAAGGTTTTTTGGGTTGCAAAATCAAAGGTGCCAATGCGCAAAACTACTCCTTAAAGTGTGCTCAAACAATGCCTCGTCCCATCTGTCTATGGTGCGATAGCCTTGTGCTTGGAGGTATGCTACCATATCGGCCTGATTGTCCGCGGTTTTAATGGCCAAAAACGGCACGTCCATGAAGAGCACTTCGTGGGCAAGGGTGCTGGCAGAGATGATGGCAAAACGGCTTTGGTGGAGGAGTTTTGCCACCTCCTTTGTGTTGACATGTAAGGATACGTTGGGTTTGGTCTTGACATATGTTTTGAGTGCTTCAAGGTTGGCATTGGCGTTAGTGCTCAGGACGTTTACATGTAAGGTTTTAGGTAAAGCTTTGAGGATGGGAGTGGTAAGATTAGCACTATCTGTCCCGCCCATGGCCAGAAAAATATCACTGATTTTTTCTCGTTTTATTTTTTTTTCACGGTAAAATTCTTCGCGGATGAGAGGTATGCCACACTGAAGTTCGCAGTAGCTTGGCACCAAGCCCTTGTAACGCGAAGCATCAGCACACAGGTTGGGATTGCGCAAAGTATCGCAACAATGTTTTTCATAGGTGTCATCAAATGCGAGGATTTTCACCCCTGTTTTTTCTTTTATTTTTCTCTCAGCTTCATAGTTAATACCGTAATGGTCGATGATTAACATCTTTACATGTAACGCCGAAATAAGTTTTATAATTTCTTCAGGTTCATTGGAAGGCACTACATGTAACGGATAAGGAATCTGACTATTGATGTTGCCCTCAAGGTTGCGACACGCAAAATGCACCGCCTTCTTCGGGTACTCCTTAGACAACACTAAACAACGCATCACATGCCCAAGGCCAAGGACGCTTGAACTATCGCACCGAAAGAGAATGCTCACGCCACGCCTTATACATCAGCTCCGCCCGTGTCCAATCTTCCATGGTGTCGATGTCTTGCACCAAGTGGCGAGGTAGCTCTACCATGACGCTTTGGGGTGAAAAAACCGCTTTTTGCGCAAGCCACGTTTGGGGCCTCGCCCAGTAAAACTGTCCTGCGTCGTGGTAGGCTTCTTCTAAATCTTGACTTCGCGTGGGAGCAAATTGGGGGTAAAACATCGCTACTCCATCGCCACTGCGCTTCAGGGCACGCTGGATGGGATAGGCAAAGGTGGTAGCACTAAAAGCAAAATCCGCCTTACATGTAAGGAGTTTTTCGAGTCCCGCTTGCAAATAGTGGGTTTGTAAAAAAGGCGCCGTGGCGTAGATACAACACGCCGCTTCTACCGCGTCCAAATCCATACATGTAAGGGCGTGGGCGACCACGGGTGTGGTGCCAGTGAAATCATCGGCTAGCGCATAGGGACGCATCAAAACCTCGGCGCCACGTGCCTTTGCCACTTGGGCAATTTCTGCATCATCGGTGCTGACAATAATACGCCCAAACAACCCACTTTCTCGCGCCACATCAATGCTATAAGCGATGAGCGGTTTCCCGCAAAAAGCTTTAATGTTTTTACGCGGAATGCGCTTGCTCCCCCCCCGCGCGGGGATGATGGCGATGTTCACAGTCTGCATCCTTGTGCGTCGTTGATGAGCTCCAAAAAGGTCTTTGCCACCAAAGCCGCCTCTTCCATGTCCATCCCCTGATGGCAAGGCAAGGAAAGCTCGGCACGGTAAAAATCCTCCGTATTGGGCAAGCGTTGTTCGCCAAAAAGAGCCTTGTAGTGGCTAAATTGGTAGGTCGGTT is part of the Sulfurospirillum tamanense genome and harbors:
- a CDS encoding ATP-grasp domain-containing protein — its product is MYNVLVTSIGAKFPLLSALKSALYVLGEKAKLFGADANPACLGRYGVDAFWAMPPLASCTAQTFISYCKDQGIGAIIPTRDEDVHFFARHKAAFEGANIALFCAPLQAVEACQDKLFFASTHPLAIPASTDITTLDASRFVVKERFGAGGRAMLLNATKTEALDFGKTLSSPLFQPFIEGEEFSVDGYVNGKEGWVGGVARARLHVKHGEAKLTAYVDAPALLEATKTLAQTLHVKGHLVAQFLQNDRGIHLIECNVRFGGASTLSYAMGLRSFEWFFKELLGESYVFVLDTSVTHQLRVEQDVRW
- the pseI gene encoding pseudaminic acid synthase, yielding MRIGTFDFATQKTFIIAELSANHNGSLDLAIQTIRAAARAGADAIKLQTYTADTITLDADTPDFRIDGGTLWDGQSLHALYQKAYTPWEWHAKLFAAAKEAGLLCFSSPFDSSAVEFLEQFDPPAYKIASFEATDHALIELCLRTGKPLILSTGIATEEELDEVVALARKTGNEQLIFLHCVSAYPAPLERANLTTLAKIPERFGVLAGFSDHTLGITAPVAAVALGARVIEKHFILDGTIPSPDHAFSLDEHAFGAMVASVRQCEALLGKPSFAMDAYKEKNRRFARSLYVSAPIKAGERLTTANIKSVRPGYGLHPRHLPQVLGKKAARDLQKGERLRLEDLHV
- the pseG gene encoding UDP-2,4-diacetamido-2,4,6-trideoxy-beta-L-altropyranose hydrolase — translated: MSILFRCDSSSVLGLGHVMRCLVLSKEYPKKAVHFACRNLEGNINSQIPYPLHVVPSNEPEEIIKLISALHVKMLIIDHYGINYEAERKIKEKTGVKILAFDDTYEKHCCDTLRNPNLCADASRYKGLVPSYCELQCGIPLIREEFYREKKIKREKISDIFLAMGGTDSANLTTPILKALPKTLHVNVLSTNANANLEALKTYVKTKPNVSLHVNTKEVAKLLHQSRFAIISASTLAHEVLFMDVPFLAIKTADNQADMVAYLQAQGYRTIDRWDEALFEHTLRSSFAHWHL
- the pseF gene encoding pseudaminic acid cytidylyltransferase translates to MNIAIIPARGGSKRIPRKNIKAFCGKPLIAYSIDVARESGLFGRIIVSTDDAEIAQVAKARGAEVLMRPYALADDFTGTTPVVAHALTCMDLDAVEAACCIYATAPFLQTHYLQAGLEKLLTCKADFAFSATTFAYPIQRALKRSGDGVAMFYPQFAPTRSQDLEEAYHDAGQFYWARPQTWLAQKAVFSPQSVMVELPRHLVQDIDTMEDWTRAELMYKAWREHSLSVR